From one Tsukamurella tyrosinosolvens genomic stretch:
- a CDS encoding GMC family oxidoreductase, with protein MPADEYDYIVVGAGSAGAVMAARLSEDPGVSVLLLEAGGEADADEIHIPLAFSALFKTKWDWNYTTTPQKHLDDRPTYWPRMKALGGCSSMNAMIYIRGNRADFDAWESEFGAQGWSYDDVLPYFIKAEGNTRLRDDFHGTSGPLTVEDRVYTHPLVDAWVGSAVSSGLARNDDFNGASQDGAGLYQVTCKGGRRWSTDKAYIEPARSRPNLTVALGAAARRVTFDGDRASGVVFAQGGSEHTAKARREVILSGGAINSPQLLMLSGIGPAEHLAEHGIDVRSALAGVGANLHDHPIVPIIFDTHGVSDLMEAQNLQNLLRWKIFGNGPLASNGGEAGGFFRSREDLEHPDLQYHVMGSGFYDNMLHEPTKRGFICGPTLVDVASRGTLRLRSANPDWHPSLEPNYFDQQADLEALLAGTRAGFELCRQGPIARNLGAPWHLPDDPSDDDFLALIRTYAQTLFHPVGTCAMGSGEDSVVDSQLRVRGTEGLRVVDASVMPMITRGNTNAPTIMIAEKAADEIRKSA; from the coding sequence TTGCCGGCGGACGAGTACGACTACATCGTGGTGGGGGCCGGCAGTGCCGGCGCGGTCATGGCGGCGCGACTGTCGGAGGATCCGGGCGTGTCCGTCCTGCTCCTCGAGGCCGGCGGCGAGGCGGATGCGGACGAGATCCACATCCCGCTCGCCTTCTCCGCGCTGTTCAAGACCAAATGGGACTGGAACTACACCACCACCCCGCAGAAGCACCTCGACGACCGGCCCACGTACTGGCCGCGCATGAAGGCGCTCGGCGGCTGTTCGTCGATGAACGCGATGATCTACATCCGCGGCAACCGCGCGGACTTCGACGCCTGGGAGTCCGAGTTCGGTGCGCAGGGCTGGTCCTACGACGACGTCCTGCCGTACTTCATCAAGGCCGAGGGCAACACCCGGCTCCGGGACGACTTCCACGGCACGAGCGGCCCGCTCACCGTCGAGGACCGGGTGTACACGCACCCTCTGGTCGACGCCTGGGTGGGCAGCGCCGTCAGCTCCGGGCTCGCCCGCAACGACGATTTCAACGGCGCGTCCCAGGACGGCGCGGGCCTCTACCAGGTCACCTGCAAGGGCGGCCGGCGCTGGTCCACCGACAAGGCCTACATCGAGCCGGCGCGCTCGCGGCCCAACCTCACGGTCGCGCTGGGCGCCGCGGCGCGGAGGGTCACGTTCGACGGTGACCGCGCGTCCGGCGTCGTGTTCGCCCAGGGCGGCTCCGAGCACACCGCGAAGGCGCGCCGCGAGGTGATCCTCTCCGGGGGCGCGATCAACTCGCCCCAGCTGCTGATGCTCTCGGGCATCGGCCCGGCCGAGCACCTGGCGGAGCACGGCATCGACGTCCGCTCCGCGCTGGCCGGGGTCGGCGCCAACCTGCACGACCATCCGATCGTCCCGATCATCTTCGACACCCACGGCGTCAGCGACCTCATGGAGGCGCAGAACCTGCAGAACCTCCTGCGCTGGAAGATCTTCGGGAACGGCCCGCTCGCCTCGAACGGTGGCGAGGCCGGCGGCTTCTTCCGCTCCCGCGAGGACCTCGAGCACCCCGATCTGCAGTACCACGTCATGGGCTCGGGCTTCTACGACAACATGCTGCACGAGCCGACGAAGCGCGGGTTCATCTGCGGCCCCACCCTGGTCGACGTCGCCAGCCGGGGCACGCTGCGCCTGCGCTCGGCGAACCCCGACTGGCACCCGTCGCTGGAACCGAACTACTTCGACCAGCAGGCCGACCTCGAAGCGCTCCTCGCGGGCACGCGGGCCGGGTTCGAGCTGTGCCGCCAGGGCCCGATCGCGCGCAACCTCGGCGCGCCCTGGCACCTGCCCGACGACCCGTCGGACGACGACTTCCTCGCCCTGATCCGGACGTACGCCCAGACCTTGTTCCATCCGGTCGGCACCTGCGCCATGGGGTCCGGCGAGGACTCGGTGGTCGACTCGCAGCTGCGCGTCCGCGGCACCGAGGGACTGCGCGTGGTCGACGCCTCGGTGATGCCGATGATCACCCGCGGCAACACGAACGCCCCCACCATCATGATCGCCGAGAAGGCGGCCGACGAGATCAGGAAGTCAGCATGA
- a CDS encoding 6,7-dimethyl-8-ribityllumazine synthase, which translates to MSRIALVQATWHRNIVDRAREGFVAEWTRLGHDGADVDVFEVPGAYEIPLTAKRLATSGRYAAVVAAGLVVDGGIYRHEFVATAVIDGLMRVQLDTDVPVFSVVLTPHHFHEHDEHTAYFERHFVGKGAEAARAVDATLAVHAALPTA; encoded by the coding sequence ATGAGCCGCATCGCCCTGGTCCAGGCCACGTGGCACCGCAACATCGTCGACCGGGCCCGCGAGGGCTTCGTCGCGGAGTGGACCCGCCTCGGCCACGACGGTGCCGACGTGGACGTCTTCGAGGTGCCCGGTGCGTACGAGATCCCGCTCACCGCGAAGCGGCTCGCCACGAGCGGGCGCTACGCGGCCGTCGTCGCCGCCGGCCTCGTCGTGGACGGCGGCATCTACCGCCACGAGTTCGTCGCGACCGCCGTCATCGACGGCCTCATGCGCGTGCAGCTCGACACCGACGTCCCCGTGTTCTCGGTGGTGCTGACGCCGCACCACTTCCACGAGCACGACGAGCACACCGCCTACTTCGAGCGGCACTTCGTGGGCAAGGGTGCCGAGGCCGCGCGGGCCGTCGACGCCACCCTGGCGGTGCACGCCGCGCTGCCGACCGCCTAG
- a CDS encoding peptide MFS transporter, with amino-acid sequence MTTTPGYKPDTRFFGHPWPLVNLFGVEMWERFSFYGMQAILAYYLYYSASEGGLGFDKTTSLGIVGAYGGFVYLSTIAGAWVSDRLLGAERTLFYSACLVMAGHIALAAIPGATGVAIGLVLVAVGSGGVKGNATKVVGDLYPNGDTRRDAGFSLFYMGVNLGAFIGPLLTGYLQDNVGFHWGFGLAAVGMALGLLQYGLTRKMLPRISQEVPNPASRTDIQRVVAGGVVAIAIFVGLILLGVITAKNLVDAVIITVAAISLAYFVFLLRSNRVDGAERNGVKAFIPLFLSQVAFWALFQQMFTFVAVYADERLDRSLGGWEFPASWIQSVDPVYILIFAPVFAALWTKLGSRQPSTPIKFAIGTMGIGVAFLAFLLMPAGVNTAPLIGLLGIMLIFALAELCISPVGLSVSTKLAPRAFAAQMVALNFLSISLGTALAGRLATFYDQNDEAPYFLVLGGTAIAIGLVVVALTPMIKRLAPAVA; translated from the coding sequence ATGACCACCACCCCCGGTTACAAACCCGACACCCGCTTCTTCGGACACCCGTGGCCGCTGGTGAACCTGTTCGGCGTCGAGATGTGGGAGCGCTTCTCGTTCTACGGGATGCAGGCGATCCTCGCGTACTACCTGTACTACTCGGCGTCGGAGGGCGGCCTCGGCTTCGACAAGACCACCTCGCTCGGGATCGTCGGCGCCTACGGCGGTTTCGTCTACCTCTCGACGATCGCCGGCGCCTGGGTCTCCGACCGCCTCCTCGGCGCGGAGCGCACCCTCTTCTACTCCGCCTGCCTGGTGATGGCCGGCCACATCGCCCTCGCGGCGATCCCCGGCGCGACGGGCGTCGCGATCGGCCTGGTCCTCGTCGCCGTCGGTTCCGGCGGCGTGAAGGGCAACGCCACCAAGGTGGTCGGCGACCTCTACCCGAACGGCGACACCCGCCGCGACGCGGGATTCTCGCTGTTCTACATGGGCGTCAACCTGGGTGCCTTCATCGGTCCGCTGCTGACCGGCTACCTGCAGGACAACGTCGGCTTCCACTGGGGCTTCGGCCTCGCGGCGGTCGGCATGGCGCTCGGCCTCCTGCAGTACGGCCTCACCCGGAAGATGCTGCCGCGGATCAGCCAGGAGGTGCCGAACCCGGCCTCGCGCACCGACATCCAGCGCGTGGTGGCCGGCGGCGTGGTCGCGATCGCGATCTTCGTCGGCCTCATCCTGCTCGGCGTGATCACCGCGAAGAACCTGGTGGACGCCGTGATCATCACGGTGGCCGCGATCTCCCTGGCCTACTTCGTCTTCCTCCTGCGCAGCAACCGGGTCGACGGTGCCGAGCGCAACGGGGTCAAGGCCTTCATCCCGCTCTTCCTCTCCCAGGTCGCGTTCTGGGCGCTGTTCCAGCAGATGTTCACCTTCGTCGCCGTCTACGCCGACGAGCGCCTCGACCGCAGCCTGGGCGGCTGGGAGTTCCCGGCGTCGTGGATCCAGTCCGTCGACCCGGTGTACATCCTGATCTTCGCGCCGGTCTTCGCGGCGCTGTGGACGAAGCTCGGCTCGCGCCAGCCCAGCACGCCGATCAAGTTCGCCATCGGCACCATGGGCATCGGCGTCGCCTTCCTCGCCTTCCTGCTCATGCCCGCGGGCGTGAACACCGCGCCGCTGATCGGCCTGCTCGGGATCATGCTGATCTTCGCGCTGGCCGAGCTGTGCATCTCGCCCGTGGGGCTGAGCGTCTCGACGAAGCTCGCCCCGCGCGCGTTCGCCGCGCAGATGGTGGCGCTCAACTTCCTGTCGATCAGCCTCGGCACCGCCCTCGCGGGCCGGCTCGCGACGTTCTACGACCAGAACGACGAGGCGCCGTACTTCCTGGTCCTGGGCGGCACCGCCATCGCGATCGGCCTCGTCGTGGTGGCCCTGACGCCGATGATCAAGCGCCTCGCCCCCGCAGTCGCCTGA
- a CDS encoding bifunctional 3,4-dihydroxy-2-butanone-4-phosphate synthase/GTP cyclohydrolase II — protein sequence MTRMDSIERAIADIAAGKAVVVVDDEDRENEGDLIFAAEKATPELVAFMVRYTSGYLCVPLDGATCDKLGLPPMYSTNQDKHGTAYTVTVDAKEGVGTGISAADRATTMLKLADPSSTVDDFTRPGHVVPLRAKDGGVLRRPGHTEAAVDLATLAGLAPAGVICEIVSEKDPGGMAKSDELRVFADDHGLAMISIADMIAWRRKNEKHVVQVASARIPTRYGDFQAVGYTSIHDDVEHVALVKGDITADDGADVLVRVHSECLTGDVFGSLRCDCGPQLDAAMEMVAQEGRGVVLYMRGHEGRGIGLMHKLQAYQLQDGGADTVDANLQLGLPADARDYGLGAQILVDLGITSMRLLTNNPAKRVGLDGYGLQITERVAMPLRANAENIHYLRTKRDRMGHDLRDLDHFDQGGTA from the coding sequence ATGACGAGAATGGATTCGATCGAGCGCGCCATCGCGGACATCGCCGCAGGCAAGGCCGTCGTCGTGGTCGACGACGAGGACCGGGAGAACGAGGGCGATCTGATCTTCGCCGCCGAGAAGGCGACGCCCGAGCTGGTGGCCTTCATGGTCCGCTACACCTCCGGCTACCTGTGCGTGCCGCTCGACGGTGCGACCTGCGACAAGCTGGGCCTGCCCCCGATGTACTCGACCAACCAGGACAAGCACGGCACCGCCTACACGGTCACCGTCGACGCCAAGGAGGGCGTGGGCACCGGCATCTCCGCCGCCGACCGCGCCACCACCATGCTCAAGCTCGCCGACCCCAGCTCGACGGTCGACGACTTCACCCGGCCCGGGCACGTCGTGCCGCTGCGCGCCAAGGACGGCGGCGTGCTGCGCCGCCCCGGCCACACCGAGGCCGCCGTCGACCTGGCCACCCTGGCCGGGCTCGCCCCCGCCGGCGTGATCTGCGAGATCGTCTCGGAGAAGGACCCGGGCGGCATGGCGAAGTCCGACGAGCTGCGGGTCTTCGCCGACGACCACGGCCTCGCCATGATCTCCATCGCCGACATGATCGCCTGGCGCCGCAAGAACGAGAAGCACGTCGTGCAGGTCGCCTCCGCGCGCATCCCCACCCGCTACGGCGACTTCCAGGCCGTCGGCTACACCTCGATCCACGACGACGTCGAGCACGTCGCGCTGGTCAAGGGCGACATCACCGCCGACGACGGTGCCGACGTGCTCGTCCGCGTGCACAGCGAGTGCCTCACCGGCGACGTCTTCGGCTCGCTGCGCTGCGACTGCGGGCCCCAGCTCGACGCCGCGATGGAGATGGTGGCCCAGGAGGGGCGCGGCGTCGTGCTCTACATGCGCGGGCACGAGGGCCGCGGCATCGGCCTCATGCACAAGCTGCAGGCCTACCAGCTGCAGGACGGGGGCGCCGACACCGTCGACGCGAACCTCCAGCTCGGCCTGCCCGCCGACGCCCGCGACTACGGCCTCGGCGCGCAGATCCTCGTCGACCTCGGCATCACGTCGATGCGCTTGCTCACCAACAACCCGGCCAAGCGCGTCGGCCTCGACGGCTACGGCCTGCAGATCACCGAGCGGGTCGCGATGCCGCTGCGCGCCAACGCCGAGAACATCCACTACCTGCGCACCAAGCGCGACCGGATGGGGCACGACCTGCGCGACCTCGACCACTTCGACCAGGGAGGTACCGCGTGA
- the ribD gene encoding bifunctional diaminohydroxyphosphoribosylaminopyrimidine deaminase/5-amino-6-(5-phosphoribosylamino)uracil reductase RibD, producing the protein MDLQAALALAVEESAAARGISTPNPPVGAVILAADGTVAGRGRTAPAGGPHAEVVALADAGEAARGGTAVVTLEPCDHTGRTGPCTQALIAAGIARVAYAAADPNPLAAGGAHTLRAAGVEVEHLAVEPWPLTEWLFRQRHGRPMVTVKLAATVDGRIAAPDGTSQWITGPSARGRAHAERAQLDAIIVGTGTVLADDPALTARDADGEPLKHQPTRIVLGEREIPAGATVLTGPGEVHVVRSRDPRAALEAAGDAVHVQVEGGATVIGAFVAAGLVDRVQAYIAPVLLGAGLPALTVPGVGTLSDATRFRLDTVERLGDDVLVTLLRSV; encoded by the coding sequence GTGGACCTGCAGGCCGCGCTCGCGCTGGCCGTCGAGGAATCGGCGGCCGCCCGCGGGATCAGCACCCCCAATCCGCCCGTCGGCGCGGTGATCCTCGCGGCCGACGGCACCGTCGCCGGACGAGGCCGCACCGCCCCCGCCGGCGGACCGCACGCCGAGGTCGTCGCCCTGGCCGATGCGGGGGAGGCCGCGCGCGGCGGCACCGCCGTCGTGACCCTCGAGCCGTGCGATCACACCGGCCGCACCGGGCCCTGCACGCAGGCGCTGATCGCCGCCGGGATCGCGCGCGTCGCCTACGCCGCCGCCGACCCGAACCCGCTCGCCGCCGGGGGAGCCCACACACTGCGCGCGGCCGGCGTCGAGGTCGAGCATCTCGCCGTCGAGCCGTGGCCGCTCACCGAGTGGCTGTTCCGGCAGCGGCACGGTCGACCGATGGTCACCGTGAAGCTGGCGGCCACCGTCGACGGCCGGATCGCCGCCCCCGACGGCACCAGCCAGTGGATCACCGGACCCTCCGCCCGCGGGCGCGCGCACGCCGAACGCGCCCAGCTCGACGCGATCATCGTGGGCACCGGCACCGTCCTCGCCGACGACCCGGCGCTCACCGCGCGCGATGCCGACGGCGAGCCACTGAAGCACCAACCGACCCGGATCGTCCTGGGGGAGCGCGAGATCCCCGCCGGCGCGACGGTGCTCACCGGTCCGGGCGAGGTACACGTCGTCCGCAGCCGCGATCCGCGCGCCGCGCTGGAGGCCGCAGGCGACGCCGTGCACGTCCAGGTCGAGGGCGGCGCGACGGTGATCGGCGCCTTCGTCGCCGCGGGCCTCGTCGACCGCGTCCAGGCGTACATCGCCCCGGTCCTGCTCGGCGCCGGGCTGCCCGCCCTGACGGTGCCCGGCGTGGGCACCCTCTCCGACGCGACGCGGTTCCGCCTCGACACCGTCGAGCGGCTCGGCGACGATGTGCTGGTCACACTGTTGCGTTCTGTCTGA
- a CDS encoding aldehyde dehydrogenase family protein: MTAANTKTFDSLNPRTGDVVETYPIHSTDHVHAVVARAREQADWWQEIGFEGRKQALNTWKGVITRRINQLAQIVHDETGKPHGDALLEAALGIDHLAYAASHAKKVLGPRRVGSGLVMANQSATVRYHPLGVVGVIGPWNYPVFTPMGSIAYALAAGNAVVFKPSEYTPGVGVWLARTFEEAVGRPVLQAVTGLGETGNALCTSGVNKVAFTGSTNTGKKVMAACAETLTPVVIEAGGKDAFLVDRDADLDAAADAAAWGAFANAGQTCVGVERVYVHKDVYDPFLEKLVAKAREVTANDSDDSKIGPITMPSQLAIIKSHIEDALARGGRALVGGVDAVGERFVQPTVLVDVPEDSIAVTQETFGPTVTVAKVDTMDEAVELANATKYGLAATVFSKARGMELADRIRSGMAAVNGIITFAGVPNLPFGGVGESGFGRIHGPDGLREFTYAKGIARKRFNPLLNLTSFARTAAQEGQLTQLMTILHGRGGTIK; encoded by the coding sequence ATGACCGCAGCGAACACGAAGACCTTCGACTCCCTCAACCCCCGCACCGGCGACGTGGTCGAGACCTACCCGATCCACTCGACGGACCACGTGCACGCCGTTGTCGCGCGGGCCCGCGAGCAGGCCGACTGGTGGCAGGAGATCGGCTTCGAGGGCCGCAAGCAGGCCCTCAACACCTGGAAGGGCGTGATCACCCGGCGGATCAACCAGCTGGCGCAGATCGTGCACGACGAGACGGGCAAGCCGCACGGCGACGCCCTGCTCGAGGCGGCCCTCGGCATCGACCACCTGGCCTATGCCGCGTCGCACGCCAAGAAGGTCCTGGGGCCGCGCCGCGTCGGCTCGGGCCTGGTCATGGCGAACCAGTCGGCGACGGTGCGCTACCACCCGCTGGGCGTGGTCGGCGTCATCGGCCCGTGGAACTACCCCGTCTTCACCCCGATGGGGTCGATCGCGTACGCCCTGGCGGCCGGCAACGCCGTGGTCTTCAAGCCCTCCGAGTACACGCCGGGAGTGGGCGTGTGGCTGGCCCGCACGTTCGAGGAAGCCGTCGGCCGTCCCGTATTGCAGGCCGTCACGGGCCTCGGCGAGACCGGCAACGCGCTGTGCACCTCCGGCGTGAACAAGGTCGCGTTCACCGGCTCCACCAACACCGGCAAGAAGGTCATGGCCGCGTGCGCCGAGACGCTCACGCCGGTGGTCATCGAGGCCGGCGGCAAGGACGCCTTCCTCGTGGACCGCGACGCCGACCTCGACGCCGCCGCCGACGCCGCGGCCTGGGGCGCCTTCGCCAACGCGGGCCAGACCTGCGTCGGCGTGGAGCGGGTCTACGTGCACAAGGACGTCTACGACCCGTTCCTGGAGAAGCTGGTCGCCAAGGCCCGCGAGGTCACCGCGAACGACTCGGACGACTCCAAGATCGGCCCGATCACGATGCCGAGCCAGCTGGCGATCATCAAGTCGCACATCGAGGACGCCCTGGCCCGCGGCGGCCGCGCGCTCGTCGGCGGCGTCGACGCGGTCGGTGAGCGGTTCGTCCAGCCGACGGTGCTCGTCGACGTCCCCGAGGACTCGATCGCGGTCACGCAGGAGACCTTCGGGCCGACGGTGACGGTCGCGAAGGTGGATACCATGGACGAGGCGGTCGAGCTCGCCAACGCCACGAAGTACGGCCTCGCGGCGACGGTCTTCTCGAAGGCCCGCGGCATGGAGCTGGCGGACCGGATCCGCTCCGGCATGGCGGCGGTGAACGGCATCATCACGTTCGCAGGGGTGCCGAACCTGCCCTTCGGCGGCGTCGGCGAGTCCGGCTTCGGCCGCATCCACGGCCCCGACGGCCTGCGCGAGTTCACCTACGCCAAGGGCATCGCCCGCAAGCGGTTCAACCCGCTGCTCAACCTGACGAGTTTCGCGCGCACCGCGGCGCAGGAGGGTCAGCTCACGCAGCTCATGACGATCCTGCACGGGCGCGGCGGCACCATCAAGTAG
- a CDS encoding riboflavin synthase, which translates to MFTGIVEELGVITAREDLPDAARFTVQGDLVTSDAKHGDSIAVNGVCLTVVTVEGGAFTADVMEESLRRSSLSKLGPGDRVNLERAAAVNSRLGGHIVQGHVDGTGSVLSLSPSEHWTVVRLALPEQLARYVVEKGSITIDGVSLTVSALGQGVTGDDAQHWFEVSLIPTTLELTNLGGAEPGTVVNLEVDIVAKYVERLTGFAGREEEK; encoded by the coding sequence ATGTTCACCGGCATCGTCGAAGAGTTGGGCGTGATCACCGCCCGCGAGGACCTCCCGGATGCGGCCCGTTTCACGGTCCAGGGCGATCTCGTCACCTCCGATGCGAAACACGGCGATTCGATCGCGGTCAACGGTGTCTGCCTCACGGTCGTCACCGTCGAGGGCGGAGCCTTCACCGCCGACGTCATGGAGGAATCGCTCCGCCGCAGCTCGCTCAGCAAGCTCGGCCCGGGCGACCGCGTCAACCTCGAGCGCGCCGCCGCCGTGAACTCCCGGCTCGGTGGACACATCGTCCAGGGCCACGTCGACGGCACCGGCTCGGTCCTGAGCCTGAGCCCGTCCGAGCACTGGACCGTCGTGCGGCTCGCCCTCCCGGAGCAGCTCGCCCGCTACGTCGTCGAGAAGGGCTCCATCACCATCGACGGGGTCTCGCTCACCGTCTCCGCGCTCGGGCAGGGGGTCACGGGCGACGACGCGCAGCACTGGTTCGAGGTCTCGCTCATCCCCACCACGCTCGAGCTCACCAACCTCGGCGGGGCCGAGCCCGGCACCGTCGTCAACCTCGAAGTGGACATCGTCGCGAAGTACGTCGAGCGCCTGACCGGATTCGCCGGGCGCGAGGAGGAGAAGTAG
- the rpe gene encoding ribulose-phosphate 3-epimerase has protein sequence MSSPMIAPSILSADFARLGAEVEAVSGPEGADWVHVDVMDNHFVPNLTLGLPVVESLLKATAIPLDCHLMIDDPGRWAPPYAEAGAYNVTFHAEATDDPVAVAKDIRAAGGKAGLAIKPGTAFEPYVEILKSFDTLLVMSVEPGFGGQSFIADVLDKARAARRLVDSGELRLLVEIDGGINADTIEQAAAAGVDCFVAGSAVYNAADPAEALRKLRAQAAAVSRP, from the coding sequence ATGTCTTCGCCGATGATCGCGCCGTCCATCCTGTCCGCCGATTTCGCCCGACTCGGGGCCGAGGTCGAGGCCGTGAGCGGGCCGGAGGGCGCCGACTGGGTGCACGTCGACGTCATGGACAACCACTTCGTCCCGAACCTCACCCTGGGCCTGCCCGTCGTGGAGAGCCTCCTCAAGGCCACGGCGATCCCGCTCGACTGCCACCTCATGATCGACGACCCGGGCCGCTGGGCGCCGCCGTACGCCGAGGCCGGCGCGTACAACGTCACCTTCCATGCCGAGGCCACCGACGACCCGGTCGCCGTCGCCAAGGACATCCGCGCCGCGGGTGGCAAGGCGGGGCTCGCGATCAAGCCGGGTACCGCCTTCGAGCCCTACGTCGAGATCCTCAAGAGCTTCGACACGCTGCTCGTCATGAGCGTCGAGCCCGGCTTCGGCGGGCAGTCCTTCATCGCCGACGTGCTCGACAAGGCCCGCGCCGCCCGGCGTCTCGTCGACTCCGGCGAGCTGCGCCTGCTCGTCGAGATCGACGGCGGCATCAACGCCGACACCATCGAGCAGGCCGCCGCTGCGGGTGTCGACTGCTTCGTGGCCGGCTCCGCCGTCTACAACGCCGCCGACCCGGCCGAAGCGCTGCGTAAGCTCCGCGCTCAGGCCGCCGCCGTCTCGCGCCCCTGA
- the ribH gene encoding 6,7-dimethyl-8-ribityllumazine synthase, translated as MSGAGIPDIALDGAADLRLAVVASRWHDTVCEALLAGALRTAESAGVRHVTVERVAGAVELPVVAQELTKNHDAVVALGVVIRGGTPHFEYVCDALTAGLLRVSLDAGVPVGNGVLTTNTEAEALDRAGLPGSAEDKGEQAASAALDTALTLRRLRGDR; from the coding sequence GTGAGCGGCGCTGGAATCCCCGACATCGCCCTCGACGGTGCCGCCGACCTGCGGCTGGCCGTCGTCGCCTCGCGCTGGCACGACACCGTCTGCGAGGCGCTGCTCGCGGGCGCGCTCCGGACGGCGGAATCCGCGGGCGTCCGGCACGTCACCGTCGAGCGGGTCGCGGGCGCCGTCGAGCTTCCGGTCGTCGCGCAGGAGCTCACGAAGAACCATGACGCGGTCGTGGCGCTCGGCGTCGTGATCCGCGGCGGAACCCCGCACTTCGAGTACGTCTGCGACGCGCTCACCGCGGGCCTGCTCCGCGTCTCGCTCGACGCCGGCGTCCCCGTCGGCAACGGCGTCCTCACCACCAACACCGAGGCCGAGGCCCTCGACCGCGCGGGCCTGCCCGGCTCGGCCGAGGACAAGGGCGAGCAGGCCGCGTCCGCGGCGCTCGACACCGCGCTCACCCTGCGCCGGCTGCGGGGCGATCGATGA
- a CDS encoding PH domain-containing protein: MTDATTQPVLEVTPRKIKIYAWSFAVVLVLGHAFVAWLLKAGGDSGLTFRLSDQIGMFVIGLILAGGALLFARPRLRLGPDGVTVRNLLNENTYPWDIVEGFSFPEGAQFAHLELPRDEFVAIWAIQARDGELAVQSLDRAREVAAVYQR; the protein is encoded by the coding sequence ATGACCGACGCCACCACGCAGCCCGTGCTCGAAGTGACCCCGCGCAAGATCAAGATCTACGCCTGGTCCTTCGCGGTGGTGCTGGTCCTGGGCCACGCCTTCGTCGCCTGGCTGCTCAAGGCCGGCGGCGACTCCGGGCTCACCTTCCGGCTTTCCGACCAGATCGGGATGTTCGTCATCGGCCTGATCCTCGCGGGCGGCGCGCTGCTGTTCGCGCGCCCGCGGCTGCGTCTCGGGCCCGACGGGGTGACGGTGCGGAACCTGCTCAACGAGAACACCTACCCGTGGGACATCGTCGAGGGCTTCTCGTTCCCCGAGGGCGCGCAGTTCGCACACCTCGAGCTCCCGCGCGACGAGTTCGTCGCTATCTGGGCAATCCAGGCCCGCGACGGCGAGCTCGCGGTGCAGTCGTTGGACCGCGCCCGCGAGGTCGCCGCCGTCTACCAGCGCTGA
- a CDS encoding ankyrin repeat domain-containing protein, giving the protein MTDRARSGSPAASNADLTVDPCAVNEAALAPEDLFCSLACLRYGPSDAPPRWGDAATLLASAPGIVDRSIWAAATAGDTKALAAHLRTDPSLATAAGGPFGWHPVTYLCYSRVPLPSARDDSLAAASLLLDAGADPNTGFLHSGLPTPFTALTGVFGEGEQGAGRQPRHPRSEELATLLLDRGAHPVDQQTLYNRMFRPDDSHLELLFAHGLADAGPSPWETRAGAETETRQQVWRRQIDWAAQHGFAARLALLAEHGIDVTGATAAVRHVPEDPNETDAEGATPLHHAAWASDLDLIRALLDAGADRAVVDGRYGSTPREWAEHAYQPEAERLLR; this is encoded by the coding sequence ATGACCGACCGAGCACGCAGCGGATCCCCCGCGGCCTCGAACGCCGACCTCACCGTCGACCCGTGCGCCGTGAACGAGGCCGCGCTCGCACCCGAGGACCTGTTCTGCTCGCTGGCCTGCCTGCGCTACGGCCCGTCGGACGCGCCGCCCCGTTGGGGCGACGCCGCGACCCTGCTCGCGAGCGCCCCCGGCATCGTCGACCGCAGCATCTGGGCCGCCGCCACCGCGGGCGACACGAAGGCACTCGCCGCACACCTCCGCACCGATCCGTCCCTCGCCACGGCCGCCGGCGGCCCGTTCGGCTGGCACCCCGTGACCTACCTCTGCTATTCGCGGGTCCCGCTCCCGAGCGCACGGGACGACTCGCTGGCGGCGGCCTCGCTACTCCTCGACGCCGGCGCCGACCCGAACACCGGGTTCCTGCACTCCGGGCTCCCGACCCCGTTCACCGCCCTCACCGGAGTCTTCGGCGAGGGCGAGCAGGGCGCGGGCCGCCAGCCCCGGCACCCGCGCTCCGAGGAACTCGCGACACTCCTCCTCGACCGCGGCGCGCACCCCGTCGACCAGCAGACGCTCTACAACCGCATGTTCCGGCCCGACGACTCGCACCTCGAGCTGCTCTTCGCGCACGGTCTCGCCGACGCCGGGCCGAGCCCGTGGGAGACCCGTGCGGGCGCGGAGACCGAGACCCGCCAGCAGGTCTGGCGGCGTCAGATCGACTGGGCCGCGCAGCACGGCTTCGCCGCGCGCCTCGCCCTCCTCGCCGAGCACGGCATCGACGTCACCGGGGCGACCGCAGCCGTCCGCCACGTCCCCGAGGACCCGAACGAGACGGACGCGGAGGGCGCCACACCCCTGCACCACGCGGCCTGGGCGAGCGACCTCGACCTCATCCGCGCGCTCCTCGACGCCGGGGCCGACCGCGCCGTCGTCGACGGGCGGTACGGCAGCACCCCGCGCGAGTGGGCCGAGCACGCGTACCAGCCGGAGGCCGAGCGACTCCTGCGCTGA